The DNA region AAACAGTTTTGTTCTGGACTCTACTTCTTAATAAACGGTAGCCAAAAGTCAGGTTTTTCAGCAATTTCGCAAAAAACGAGCAATACAAAAAGCGTATTGTCCTTTTTTACTCCAATTGTTCAAACCTAAACGACTTTTGTCTCATCCTCTTATCTATCGTTACTCAGCCGCTTCTACTTTGACTGTATCTTTAAATTCATAATCGCCGCCTTCAGTCGTATCAACGACTAATGAAGCGAATCCGTTTTTACCAGCGCCTTCGATGGCCCATTCTAATGAATATTCCACTTTGTTTTCAGCGGAATCTGTTTCTTCAAATGAGGTGAAAAAGCCTTCAAAATATTTAGCTTTGTATTTACCTTCATTTGCACCTGTACCGATTTCTTTTGTATTGATGCGCCAAATTTGGACACGTTTGTTTTCATCCATTGCGCTTTCTAATTTGTCGATTTGTGTTGAACCGATTTTATAAAGTGTTGTTGCTGAAACCGTTGTTTCGGTCGCTCCTGGCGTGACTACGCTGCCGTCTTTCGTTACAGTTGATTCACTTTCTTTTGATTTTGAATACCCATTTTCTGTGCTGTAAGCTAAGCCCCACGCTTGTTCATTTCCTTCGTCTTCGGCTAAACGAAAACGCCATACTACATCTACTCCACTTAATGCTGTCATTTATTCATTTCCTCCTTCAACTATTGCTGGTTTTCCAGCTCTTTTATACGGTGTTGCGATCGCTTTAATTGAGATGCAAGCTGATTCTTTTTACGCTGTTCTGCGTTTACCCTTTTTTGCAGCTTCTTGATAACTTTCAATTGTTTTTTTATCGCCTTATCCTGCTGCATCAAAGAAACATCTAGTTTCATCCTGCATCTCCTCTCATTTAACGTCTCGGGCGACTTGT from Enterococcus sp. 9D6_DIV0238 includes:
- a CDS encoding phage major tail protein, TP901-1 family produces the protein MTALSGVDVVWRFRLAEDEGNEQAWGLAYSTENGYSKSKESESTVTKDGSVVTPGATETTVSATTLYKIGSTQIDKLESAMDENKRVQIWRINTKEIGTGANEGKYKAKYFEGFFTSFEETDSAENKVEYSLEWAIEGAGKNGFASLVVDTTEGGDYEFKDTVKVEAAE